A section of the Mangifera indica cultivar Alphonso chromosome 12, CATAS_Mindica_2.1, whole genome shotgun sequence genome encodes:
- the LOC123192823 gene encoding uncharacterized protein LOC123192823: MGYFRGCKSLFLMLMIITVFIVCCLRTSTAEEGNGNGNLLYQLLTREELVHMAGYGEEKLSTVLVTGTVVCEACLHGEDQLRSWPISGALVTVNCHNSNRRTISNSQAVTDEYGDFMIDLPSHLHAITHLEKSCSVKVLRVPRNSLCRPTYINRHRGLTLSSVGNGIRTYATGRIKLLHLTSKSLGACNSKGSSDKQIGW, from the exons ATGGGCTACTTTCGGGGCTGTAAGTCCTTGTTCTTGATGCTCATGATCATCACCGTGTTCATTGTGTGCTGTCTTCGAACATCGACAGCGGAAGAAGGTAACGGTAATGGTAACCTGTTGTATCAGTTATTAACGAGAGAGGAGTTGGTACATATGGCTGGATATGGAGAGGAGAAGCTATCAACCGTGCTGGTTACAGGCACTGTTGTTTGTGAAGCTTGTCTGCATGGCGAAGATCAACTTCGTTCATGGCCAATATCAG GTGCTCTGGTGACTGTTAACTGCCATAACAGCAATAGGAGAACCATATCAAACTCTCAGGCTGTTACAGATGAATATGGTGATTTCATGATTGATCTTCCTTCCCATCTGCATGCTATTACGCACTTGGAAAAGTCGTGTTCAGTTAAGGTTCTTCGAGTACCCAGGAACTCACTCTGCAGACCAACTTACATTAACAGGCACAGAGGATTGACTTTGTCATCGGTTGGGAATGGCATCCGAACTTATGCAACCGGGAGAATAAAGTTACTACATTTGACATCAAAATCCTTAGGAGCATGTAACAGTAAAGGAAGCAGTGACAAACAGATTGGATGGTAG
- the LOC123230264 gene encoding SNF1-related protein kinase regulatory subunit beta-2-like, translating to MGNVNGREDGSSSPSGVEEGESNNSVQEEGMGAPDGLMGQSPPHSPRTTHSPLLFTPQVPVAPLQRADEIHIPSHSWMQSSSRYEDVSNEIGIPTMITWSYDGQEVAVEGSWDNWKTRIPLQRSGKDFTIMKVLPSGVYQYRFLVDGQWRYAPDLPWVQDDVGNSYNILDLQEYVPEDLESISSFEPPQSPEMSYNNLQLTAEDFAKEPPLVPPHMQMTLLNLPASNMEIPPPLARPQHVILNHLYMQKGKSGPSVVALGSTHRFLAKYVTVVLYKSMQR from the exons atggGGAATGTCAATGGAAGAGAAGATGGAAGCAGCAGCCCATCTGGGGTTGAAGAAGGGGAAAGTAATAACAGTGTTCAAGAAGAGGGCATGGGAGCGCCTGATGGTTTGATGGGTCAGTCGCCTCCTCATAGCCCCAGAACCACCCATTCCCCTCTCTTGTTCACTCCTCAG GTCCCTGTTGCTCCATTGCAAAGAGCAGATGAGATTCACATTCCAAGTCATTCATGGATGCAAAGCAGTTCACGTTATGAAGATGTCAGCAATGAGATAGGAATACCAACAATGATCACATGGAGTTATGATGGCCAGGAAGTAGCAGTTGAGGGATCATGGGATAACTGGAAGACAAG AATACCCTTGCAGAGATCAGGAAAAGACTTCACTATTATGAAAGTACTGCCATCAGGTGTTTATCAGTACAGGTTTCTTGTTGATGGACAGTGGAGGTATGCCCCTGACTTGCCTTGGGTTCAAGATGATGTCGGCAATTCTTATAACATCTTAGACTTGCAG GAGTATGTTCCAGAGGACCTTGAAAGTATATCTAGTTTCGAACCCCCTCAGTCTCCTGAGATGAGCTATAACAACTTGCAACTCACAGCTGAGGATTTTGCTAAGGAGCCACCTTTGGTTCCTCCACATATGCAAATGACACTGCTCAATTTGCCAGCATCCAACATGGAGATTCCACCTCCTCTCGCAAGACCTCAGCATGTAATCCTTAATCATCTTTATATGCAAAAGGGAAAGAGTGGTCCGTCTGTGGTGGCACTTGGTTCAACTCATCGATTTTTAGCCAAGTATGTGACAGTGGTACTGTATAAGTCCATGCAGAGGTAA
- the LOC123230265 gene encoding acyl carrier protein 3, mitochondrial — translation MQSLRVTFLKLKYVRVRRYSESWLSNVVLYRLIQQMCASAATNPDQILGRVIGLVKNFDKIDASKVTETADFQKDLNLDSLDRVELVMVFEEEISIEIPEEKADKLTFCADIAKYMAEEKLLKS, via the exons ATGCAAAGCTTGAGAGTCACCTTCCTGAAGCTTAAGTATGTGAGGGTGAGGAGATACAGTGAGTCTTGGTTATCTAATGTCGTGCTATATAGACTGATCCAACAGATGTGTGCATCAGCAGCTACCAACCCTGATCAAATTTTGGGTAGAGTGATCGGACtggttaaaaattttgacaaaattgatGCTTCCAAG GTTACAGAAACAGCTGATTTTCAGAAAGATTTGAACCTGGATAGTCTAGACAGGGTGGAGCTCGTTATGGTTTTCGAGGAAGAGATCTCCATTGAAATCCCAGAAGAAAAAGCAGATAAGCTCACATTTTGTGCTGATATTGCAAAATACATGGCTGAGGAAAAACTTCTGAAGTCCTAA